The following proteins are co-located in the Elusimicrobiaceae bacterium genome:
- a CDS encoding PTS sugar transporter subunit IIC has product MSEELLLFSLLTALMELDTVYAGQFMVSRPVIAGPILGLVAHNMAAGVILGLWFELLYAGYVPVGATIPPSGVISAAAAIAAADMFGVPLPAAFLAGLLAGALFGGLEEWMRRLRSGWNRLIAEQTARDCSVIDLWIVRSLLSQYALGFAFTLLFCLAAGPAAAAVMRHAPAQLSRALELGFSVVPWIGMVVLAESLRCRKGKNG; this is encoded by the coding sequence ATGTCTGAAGAATTGCTGTTATTTTCGCTGTTAACCGCGCTGATGGAGCTCGATACCGTGTATGCGGGCCAGTTTATGGTATCGCGGCCGGTCATAGCGGGCCCGATCCTGGGGCTGGTTGCCCATAACATGGCGGCGGGTGTGATTCTGGGGCTGTGGTTTGAGCTGCTGTACGCGGGGTATGTGCCGGTCGGCGCGACAATCCCGCCCAGCGGGGTGATTTCCGCGGCCGCGGCCATAGCCGCGGCTGACATGTTCGGAGTGCCGCTTCCGGCCGCGTTTCTTGCAGGGCTGCTGGCAGGCGCGCTGTTTGGCGGGCTGGAGGAGTGGATGCGCAGGCTCCGGTCCGGCTGGAACAGGCTCATTGCCGAGCAGACCGCGCGCGACTGCAGTGTGATTGATCTGTGGATAGTGCGGTCCCTGCTGAGCCAGTATGCGCTCGGGTTTGCGTTTACGCTGCTGTTTTGCCTTGCGGCGGGCCCGGCGGCTGCGGCTGTCATGCGGCACGCGCCGGCTCAGTTAAGCAGGGCGCTGGAACTGGGGTTTTCGGTAGTGCCGTGGATAGGGATGGTTGTGCTCGCGGAGAGCCTGCGCTGCCGGAAGGGTAAAAATGGATAA
- a CDS encoding PTS system mannose/fructose/sorbose family transporter subunit IID has product MDKLIQARTFMRMLLLQGGWNFEGMQNLGFAFAMRPALARIYSGERLVAAMRRHMEAFNTQPFMAGFALGLVIRMEELAAALPPDLQEAEFKRISVLKRTLGSVTAAIGDRFFWGTARAIGFVILLLVWWAGGFSRWADSPWALDENYYTVHWKVLVAGLAAGVVIYNAFSLWIRWRGISYGYKCASDSTCGLDYLNWQLLIRYSRQAGFVMAILAGLLYFHTLLSVSVYSAGFTAGALRPVLLAVGAGLAAVWARRKGYSSVYLYLLAVGLAGLAYSIA; this is encoded by the coding sequence ATGGATAAGCTGATCCAGGCCAGAACTTTCATGCGGATGCTGCTGCTCCAGGGCGGCTGGAATTTCGAGGGGATGCAGAATCTCGGTTTTGCGTTCGCGATGCGCCCTGCGCTGGCGCGCATTTATTCCGGGGAGCGGCTGGTCGCGGCCATGCGCCGGCACATGGAGGCGTTCAATACCCAGCCGTTTATGGCGGGGTTTGCGCTGGGGCTTGTCATAAGGATGGAGGAACTGGCGGCCGCGCTGCCGCCGGACCTGCAGGAGGCGGAGTTCAAGCGCATAAGCGTGCTTAAAAGGACGCTCGGTTCGGTTACCGCGGCTATAGGGGACCGGTTTTTCTGGGGCACCGCGCGGGCGATAGGTTTCGTGATTCTTCTGCTCGTCTGGTGGGCGGGCGGGTTCAGCCGGTGGGCGGATTCGCCGTGGGCGCTGGATGAAAATTATTATACCGTCCACTGGAAAGTGCTTGTGGCCGGGCTGGCGGCCGGCGTGGTGATTTACAATGCGTTTTCGCTCTGGATCAGATGGCGCGGGATTTCATACGGTTATAAATGCGCCAGCGACAGTACCTGCGGGCTGGATTATCTCAACTGGCAGTTGCTGATAAGGTATTCGCGCCAGGCCGGGTTTGTGATGGCGATACTCGCGGGGCTGCTGTATTTTCACACGCTGCTGTCCGTTTCGGTTTATTCGGCCGGGTTTACCGCCGGCGCGCTGCGGCCGGTGCTGCTGGCGGTCGGCGCGGGCCTGGCGGCGGTGTGGGCAAGGCGCAAAGGATATTCGTCGGTTTATCTGTATCTGCTGGCGGTCGGGCTGGCCGGCCTGGCATATTCGATAGCATAG
- a CDS encoding HPr family phosphocarrier protein, whose amino-acid sequence MLKEDVIILNRLGLHARPAALFVQTAARYKSEITVTKDGVDVNGKSVMGMMMLAAGAGTALTLTVAGEDEADAMGALKGLFERKFDEE is encoded by the coding sequence GTGTTAAAGGAAGATGTCATTATACTCAACAGGCTGGGGCTGCACGCCCGGCCGGCCGCCCTGTTTGTGCAGACTGCGGCGCGCTATAAAAGCGAGATCACGGTCACCAAAGACGGAGTTGACGTTAACGGCAAAAGCGTTATGGGCATGATGATGCTGGCCGCCGGAGCGGGCACGGCGCTTACGCTTACGGTGGCCGGGGAAGACGAAGCGGACGCCATGGGCGCGCTTAAAGGTTTGTTCGAACGGAAATTTGACGAAGAATAA
- the ptsP gene encoding phosphoenolpyruvate--protein phosphotransferase → MIIIKGVPASSGIAIGRAYVHEDDELVVEKRAVARVNLKDEVKRFRDALRMTNSDLDAAEKKVLSMLGRQHAKLIDAHRLILKDPLITQEVPARILREEINAEYALSQTLEQANRNFEKIDDEFFRERRHDLFDVGKRLIRHLVKHTRKSLSDIKDPVVLVAHNLYPSDTIHLRESEVLGFCTDIGGKTSHTALLAQSMEIPAVVGLSDVTRQIKNGDIVIIDGDRGLVLINPGPEALDKYQKLKRKEKQDEKNFERVRELPSITRDGRKVSVMLNLDPREDIRPHVLLKPDGVGLIRTESIYMNRTVTPSEQEHFEIYTLLAGAFAGKPVTIRLADIGGDKLAALGIGDLDKEANPFMGLRGIRLFLKHSDLLKLQLRAVLRAAQSKNIKIMIPMVTTISEVRHVRRVIDEIYAEFIKAGEPLMHKPQLGIMVEVPSAAITIDGILPEIDFVSIGTNDLIQYLLAVDRVNQHVAEMYDSYNPAVIRIIHLIVQSAHKKGKEVSVCGEMASDTVTAALLVGLGVDTLSVPPRRYYKIKHMVRGLSFAKCSSMAQQALLMASGEDVRELIYKALDETI, encoded by the coding sequence ATGATTATTATCAAGGGGGTTCCGGCGAGTTCCGGAATAGCGATCGGACGGGCGTATGTCCACGAGGATGACGAACTGGTCGTGGAGAAGCGCGCCGTCGCCAGGGTGAACCTTAAAGACGAGGTTAAACGGTTCCGCGACGCGCTGCGCATGACCAACAGCGATCTGGACGCGGCGGAGAAGAAAGTCCTTAGCATGCTGGGCCGCCAGCACGCCAAACTTATTGACGCGCACCGGCTGATTTTAAAAGATCCGCTCATCACGCAGGAAGTGCCCGCGCGCATACTGCGCGAGGAAATCAACGCCGAATACGCGCTCAGCCAGACTCTTGAGCAGGCGAACCGCAATTTTGAAAAGATAGACGACGAGTTTTTCCGCGAGCGCCGCCACGACCTGTTTGACGTGGGCAAGCGGCTCATCAGGCACCTTGTAAAGCACACGCGCAAATCACTGTCCGACATAAAGGACCCGGTCGTGCTGGTGGCGCACAACCTCTACCCGTCCGACACCATCCATCTGCGCGAGAGCGAAGTGCTGGGTTTCTGCACCGATATCGGCGGCAAGACCAGCCATACCGCGCTGCTGGCGCAGAGCATGGAGATTCCGGCGGTGGTGGGCCTGTCGGACGTGACGCGTCAGATAAAGAACGGCGATATCGTCATTATTGACGGGGACCGCGGGCTCGTGCTGATTAATCCCGGCCCGGAAGCGCTGGATAAATACCAGAAACTGAAGCGCAAGGAAAAACAGGACGAAAAGAATTTCGAGCGGGTGCGCGAGCTTCCTTCGATTACCCGCGACGGGCGGAAAGTGAGCGTGATGCTTAACCTTGACCCGCGCGAAGACATCAGGCCGCATGTGCTGCTCAAGCCCGACGGGGTGGGGCTTATCCGCACGGAATCCATTTACATGAACCGGACGGTCACGCCTTCGGAGCAGGAGCATTTCGAGATATATACCCTGCTGGCCGGCGCGTTCGCCGGCAAGCCGGTCACCATCCGGCTCGCCGATATCGGCGGCGACAAGCTGGCCGCGCTCGGCATAGGCGATCTGGACAAGGAAGCCAATCCGTTCATGGGCCTGCGCGGGATAAGGCTGTTTTTGAAGCATTCCGACCTGCTGAAACTCCAGCTGCGCGCCGTATTGCGCGCCGCGCAGTCGAAAAACATAAAAATCATGATTCCGATGGTGACCACAATAAGCGAAGTCCGGCATGTGCGGCGCGTCATTGACGAGATTTACGCGGAATTCATCAAGGCCGGCGAGCCGCTCATGCACAAGCCGCAGCTGGGGATTATGGTGGAAGTGCCGTCCGCGGCGATCACGATTGACGGTATTCTGCCAGAGATTGATTTTGTTTCGATCGGCACGAACGACCTTATCCAGTACCTGCTGGCGGTTGACCGCGTGAACCAGCATGTGGCCGAGATGTACGATTCCTACAACCCGGCGGTGATCCGGATCATCCACCTGATCGTGCAGTCGGCCCACAAAAAAGGCAAGGAAGTGAGCGTATGCGGGGAAATGGCGTCCGACACCGTTACCGCCGCGCTGCTGGTGGGGCTGGGGGTGGACACGCTGTCGGTGCCTCCCAGGCGGTATTACAAGATCAAGCACATGGTGCGCGGGCTCAGTTTCGCCAAGTGCTCCAGCATGGCGCAGCAGGCGCTGCTGATGGCGAGCGGCGAGGATGTGCGCGAACTCATATACAAGGCTCTGGACGAAACCATTTGA
- the lepA gene encoding translation elongation factor 4, producing the protein MKTRNFSIVAHIDHGKSTLADRLLEETGTIPHRKMREQILDGMDLERERGITIKAKAVRMGYTDRHGERYQLNLIDTPGHVDFSYEVARSLRACEGVLLLVDCTQGVEAQTVAHAHLAMQLGLKIIPVLNKVDLAQGDADSCEEQLWELMREPIQAERVSAKTGEGVAGLLERIVADVPDPGQHVEAPLRALIVDSFYDSFRGVIVYVRIIDGSLRTGMTVRQYASGFSSKVEEVGYMLPGLTRCDELKAGEVGYLIAGVKDIHMIKVGDTVMDTDRPARAPLPGYREAKPVVFASIFPISSSDYQPLKMAIEKLNLSDSAFHFTTENSKALGFGFRLGFMGLLHMEIVKERLEREFGIPLIVTSPNVVYRVKMRTKTTHIEGALGTGKDDYLTIDNPANFPYYGDVEEVLEPYVTVTIVTPIAYMENIMLLLKDKRGIYGSLEHMGNSRVIVKFDMPLGEMVMDFYDKLKSVSKGYASFDYEMAGEKPSDIVVMEVLIHGEPVDALSVMTHKDKAEYQGRLLCLKLKELIPRHQFEIALQARVRGKIVARETLGALRKDVIAKCYGGDITRKRKLLEKQKEGKKKMKQLGRVEMPQEAFVAMLKISREN; encoded by the coding sequence ATGAAAACCCGTAACTTCTCCATCGTCGCACATATAGATCACGGCAAGAGCACTCTCGCCGACCGCCTGCTGGAAGAAACAGGCACCATTCCGCACCGCAAAATGCGCGAGCAGATTCTGGACGGTATGGATCTTGAGCGCGAGCGCGGTATCACAATCAAGGCCAAAGCCGTCCGCATGGGCTATACCGACAGGCACGGCGAGCGGTACCAGCTGAATCTCATTGATACTCCGGGCCATGTGGATTTTTCCTACGAAGTGGCGCGTTCCCTGCGCGCCTGCGAGGGCGTGCTGCTGCTGGTGGACTGCACGCAGGGTGTCGAGGCGCAGACGGTGGCGCACGCGCATCTGGCGATGCAGCTGGGCCTGAAAATCATTCCCGTGCTCAACAAGGTGGATCTGGCGCAGGGCGACGCGGATTCCTGCGAGGAGCAGCTTTGGGAACTGATGCGCGAACCGATCCAGGCCGAGCGGGTCAGCGCGAAAACCGGCGAAGGTGTGGCCGGGCTGCTGGAACGGATCGTGGCGGATGTGCCGGATCCCGGCCAGCACGTCGAGGCGCCGCTGCGCGCGCTTATTGTGGATTCGTTTTATGACAGTTTCCGCGGCGTTATAGTCTATGTGCGTATTATTGACGGCTCGCTCAGGACGGGGATGACGGTGCGGCAGTACGCGTCGGGTTTTTCGTCCAAGGTCGAGGAAGTGGGCTATATGCTGCCCGGACTGACCAGGTGCGATGAGCTTAAAGCCGGCGAAGTGGGCTATCTGATCGCCGGGGTGAAAGACATCCACATGATCAAGGTGGGCGACACGGTGATGGACACCGACCGGCCCGCCCGTGCCCCCCTGCCCGGCTACCGGGAAGCCAAGCCGGTGGTGTTTGCCAGCATTTTCCCGATCAGCTCGTCGGATTACCAGCCGCTTAAGATGGCGATAGAAAAGCTCAACCTGTCGGATTCGGCGTTCCACTTTACCACCGAAAACTCCAAAGCGCTGGGCTTCGGGTTCCGGCTGGGTTTCATGGGGCTTTTGCATATGGAGATAGTCAAGGAGCGGCTGGAACGCGAGTTCGGAATTCCGCTCATCGTCACCAGTCCCAACGTCGTCTACCGGGTGAAAATGAGAACCAAAACCACCCATATCGAGGGCGCGCTGGGCACCGGGAAGGACGATTATCTTACCATAGACAATCCCGCCAATTTTCCCTATTACGGCGACGTGGAGGAAGTGCTTGAGCCTTATGTGACCGTGACTATAGTCACACCGATCGCCTATATGGAGAACATCATGCTGCTGCTGAAGGACAAGCGCGGCATCTACGGCAGTCTGGAGCACATGGGCAACAGCCGCGTGATCGTGAAATTCGACATGCCGCTGGGCGAGATGGTGATGGATTTTTACGACAAGCTCAAATCCGTTTCAAAAGGCTATGCCTCGTTCGATTATGAAATGGCGGGCGAAAAACCGTCCGATATCGTGGTGATGGAAGTGCTTATCCACGGCGAGCCGGTGGACGCGCTTTCCGTGATGACCCACAAGGACAAGGCCGAATACCAGGGCCGCCTGCTCTGCCTGAAACTGAAAGAGCTTATTCCGCGGCATCAGTTTGAAATAGCTCTGCAGGCGCGGGTGCGCGGCAAGATTGTCGCGCGCGAAACGCTGGGCGCGTTGCGCAAGGATGTTATCGCCAAGTGTTACGGCGGCGATATCACCCGCAAACGCAAGCTGCTTGAAAAGCAGAAAGAAGGGAAAAAGAAGATGAAGCAGCTGGGCCGTGTGGAAATGCCACAGGAAGCGTTTGTCGCGATGTTAAAGATCAGCCGGGAAAATTAG
- the lepB gene encoding signal peptidase I → MEWKLTIIGLVFAAYAAGTWHFLKRRPFQKAVCASLWNSIFWALAGFLVVFVLFFAHGRGIGHLSFNTRLLLSGLIVAGCAGAGFFRHKDDPVEYFPRIFTENAEWTETLAGSILIASGIMFFFIQAFSMPSSSMYPALSAGDRLFVNKIKYGVRVPFSHKRYLRFKKVEKGDVVVFDFPASSAAEVQCGGVQYGKEFIKRVVAGPGDTVEIRAGVLLVNGAPFPEDERLLRYRSGELVAPPELKEDASAYQTLWEKRGLGNKYEVSLRDYFGPVKVPPDSYFVLGDRREKSCDSRFWGPVPQTNIKGTGMFVYWPPAHIKKIK, encoded by the coding sequence ATGGAATGGAAATTGACGATTATAGGGCTGGTGTTTGCCGCGTACGCGGCCGGCACCTGGCATTTTCTGAAACGCAGACCGTTTCAGAAAGCGGTTTGCGCTTCGTTATGGAACAGTATTTTCTGGGCGTTGGCTGGTTTTCTGGTCGTTTTTGTGCTGTTTTTCGCGCATGGGCGCGGCATAGGGCATTTGTCTTTTAATACGAGGCTGCTTTTGTCCGGACTGATCGTAGCGGGTTGCGCCGGTGCGGGATTTTTCCGGCATAAAGACGATCCGGTTGAATATTTCCCCCGTATTTTCACGGAAAATGCGGAATGGACCGAAACTCTGGCAGGTTCCATCCTGATAGCGTCTGGGATAATGTTTTTCTTTATTCAGGCATTCAGCATGCCGTCTTCATCAATGTATCCGGCTTTGTCCGCGGGTGACCGGTTATTTGTCAATAAAATCAAATACGGGGTGCGCGTTCCGTTCAGTCACAAGCGGTATCTGCGGTTTAAAAAAGTGGAGAAAGGCGACGTGGTGGTTTTTGATTTTCCCGCTTCCAGCGCGGCTGAAGTGCAGTGCGGAGGCGTGCAGTACGGAAAGGAATTCATCAAGCGGGTGGTTGCCGGGCCGGGTGACACTGTCGAGATCAGGGCGGGTGTTTTGCTGGTTAACGGCGCGCCCTTTCCGGAAGATGAGCGGCTGTTGCGGTACAGAAGCGGAGAGCTTGTCGCTCCGCCTGAATTGAAAGAGGATGCGTCCGCTTACCAGACGCTATGGGAAAAACGCGGGCTGGGCAATAAGTATGAGGTTTCTTTGCGTGATTATTTCGGCCCGGTCAAAGTTCCGCCGGACAGTTATTTTGTGCTGGGCGACAGGCGGGAAAAGTCGTGTGATTCCAGGTTTTGGGGCCCGGTTCCGCAGACTAACATCAAGGGTACGGGCATGTTCGTTTACTGGCCGCCGGCCCATATAAAAAAGATAAAGTGA
- a CDS encoding nodulation protein NfeD, protein MKKYSVALFSFLFAAGIGQQALADDIVKRSAGSNSGPVSSAGSRARVLAAEYEGVINPACAEYLAGAIAKAEEGKYDAVVIRLDTPGGLDLAMRDIIKAELGSTVPVVVYVSPQGGRAASAGVFITIAADVAVMAPGTNIGAAHPVALGAVSAPGEKKENAPAKDPMEAKVLNDASAYISAISQKRSRNVEWAVKAVRESNSIPAAEAVKLKVVDFIADDMNDLLAKLHGREVKGFGTLNTAGAVVDEFRLTRRQKILAAISDPNIAMILMSLGAAGLLIELYSPGLILPGVAGGIALLLAFYSLKTLSANFAGVALLFLGLLCFIAEIKVASYGLLTTGGIISLVLGMIMLFNGASSFGLNVSYSVIFGTVAGLLAVTGIMLYVVRAAFGRRVVTGREALAGAEGIAKTALNPDGTVLVQGELWDSVSPYGSIEKGEKVVVESAKGFTLTVRKA, encoded by the coding sequence ATGAAAAAATACAGTGTGGCATTATTTTCATTTTTATTCGCCGCGGGGATTGGTCAGCAGGCGCTGGCGGACGATATTGTCAAAAGGTCCGCCGGGAGTAATTCCGGGCCGGTTTCTTCGGCCGGGTCCCGGGCGCGTGTTCTGGCGGCGGAATATGAGGGTGTTATCAATCCGGCCTGCGCGGAATATCTGGCCGGCGCGATTGCCAAAGCGGAGGAAGGAAAGTATGACGCTGTTGTTATACGGCTCGACACTCCGGGCGGGCTTGACCTTGCCATGCGCGATATAATCAAGGCTGAATTGGGTTCGACCGTGCCGGTGGTGGTGTATGTGTCGCCACAGGGCGGGAGGGCGGCGTCGGCCGGGGTGTTTATCACGATAGCGGCCGATGTGGCCGTGATGGCGCCGGGCACCAACATAGGTGCGGCTCATCCGGTCGCGCTTGGCGCGGTTTCAGCACCCGGAGAGAAGAAGGAAAATGCTCCGGCAAAAGATCCCATGGAGGCTAAGGTTTTAAATGATGCGTCCGCCTATATTTCGGCTATAAGCCAGAAGCGCAGCCGCAATGTCGAGTGGGCGGTCAAGGCTGTGCGGGAGAGCAACTCGATACCCGCCGCGGAGGCCGTAAAACTCAAGGTGGTTGATTTTATCGCCGATGATATGAATGATCTGCTGGCCAAACTGCATGGCAGGGAAGTGAAAGGTTTCGGGACACTTAATACGGCGGGCGCCGTGGTTGACGAGTTTCGTTTGACCCGCCGGCAAAAAATTCTTGCCGCTATAAGCGATCCCAATATAGCCATGATCCTTATGAGTCTGGGCGCGGCGGGGTTGCTTATTGAATTGTACAGTCCGGGGCTTATCCTGCCTGGGGTGGCCGGCGGAATCGCTCTTTTGCTTGCGTTTTATTCGCTCAAAACCCTTTCCGCCAATTTTGCGGGTGTGGCTTTATTGTTTCTGGGCCTGTTGTGTTTTATAGCGGAAATCAAGGTGGCCAGTTACGGGCTGCTTACAACAGGAGGCATTATTTCGTTGGTATTGGGGATGATTATGTTATTTAACGGAGCGTCTTCGTTTGGATTGAATGTTTCCTACTCGGTGATATTCGGCACGGTCGCCGGACTGCTGGCTGTAACGGGCATTATGCTTTATGTCGTGCGGGCTGCTTTCGGGCGCAGGGTGGTGACCGGCAGGGAAGCTCTTGCCGGGGCGGAGGGAATTGCGAAAACCGCGCTGAATCCGGACGGTACGGTGCTGGTGCAGGGCGAGCTGTGGGACTCAGTTTCGCCTTACGGCTCAATAGAAAAAGGCGAAAAAGTGGTGGTTGAATCGGCAAAGGGTTTTACTCTTACGGTTCGCAAGGCGTAA
- a CDS encoding AAA family ATPase, translated as MGEIISIANQKGGVGKTTTAINLSYALACLNQEVLVIDMDPQSNTTSGLGVSPEGVKASIYDVISGNAKAEEAIVPTAMEWLDVLPASRDLAGAEVELVSVPGREGILKAALAPVRKMYRYIFIDCPPSLGLLTLNALTASDSVLIPVQCEYYAMEGLAHFMDTVSKIQTFINPALRVDGGVMTMFDARINLSNQVKSEVSKFFGNRIYQTPVPRNVRIAEAPSFGQPIFTYDPACRGAVAYFDLGKEFLARRGADPAVYADAKPFVADEMLDYDLGD; from the coding sequence ATGGGCGAAATAATCTCGATAGCCAATCAGAAAGGCGGCGTGGGGAAAACCACGACGGCAATAAATCTTTCCTATGCGCTGGCCTGTCTTAATCAGGAAGTGCTTGTGATAGACATGGACCCGCAGAGCAACACAACCTCCGGGCTGGGGGTTTCGCCTGAGGGGGTAAAGGCTTCAATTTACGACGTGATAAGCGGCAACGCCAAAGCGGAGGAAGCCATTGTCCCGACCGCCATGGAATGGCTGGACGTGCTCCCTGCCTCCCGTGATCTGGCGGGGGCGGAGGTGGAGCTTGTTTCAGTGCCGGGCCGGGAGGGAATTTTAAAAGCCGCGCTTGCGCCCGTCAGGAAGATGTACAGATACATTTTTATAGACTGCCCGCCATCACTGGGTCTGCTCACTCTTAACGCGCTCACCGCGTCCGACTCCGTGCTTATTCCGGTGCAGTGCGAATATTACGCAATGGAAGGGCTGGCGCATTTTATGGATACGGTGTCCAAAATCCAGACTTTCATAAATCCCGCCCTTAGAGTGGACGGCGGTGTGATGACGATGTTTGACGCCCGCATCAACCTTTCAAACCAGGTTAAAAGCGAAGTTTCAAAGTTCTTCGGAAACCGGATTTATCAGACCCCGGTTCCGCGGAACGTGCGTATTGCCGAAGCGCCCAGTTTCGGGCAGCCTATTTTCACTTATGACCCCGCCTGCCGCGGGGCCGTGGCGTATTTTGATCTGGGCAAGGAATTTCTTGCAAGACGCGGAGCCGATCCGGCGGTTTATGCCGACGCCAAGCCGTTCGTCGCCGATGAAATGCTGGATTACGATTTAGGAGATTAG
- a CDS encoding ParB/RepB/Spo0J family partition protein, whose protein sequence is MRQALGKGLDALIKRTGDVSGRDSAAVKKIPVNKIKPNRFQPRRVFSDESLAELAQSIKQHGLAQPIITAYNAQEKCYELIAGERRWRACQLAAMTEIDAIVHEAMPDEQMLGLALVENIQREDLNPIDTAMAYRELVSKFNVPQGELARYCGKAKSTISNTLRLLELDADIQRSIQTGLITEGHARALLTVPDKEDRKRLFQLVVERKMTVRDAETAARGTGEREKTARPRRHVPPEVAAFEGKLRERLGTRVELKQGRKGKGALVIHYHSLEDLERIAGLLAAN, encoded by the coding sequence ATGAGACAGGCTTTGGGAAAAGGGCTGGACGCGCTTATTAAAAGAACCGGAGATGTTTCCGGCCGGGATTCCGCGGCGGTTAAGAAAATTCCCGTCAATAAAATCAAACCCAACCGGTTCCAGCCGCGCAGGGTGTTCAGCGACGAGTCGCTGGCGGAACTGGCCCAGTCCATCAAACAGCACGGGCTGGCGCAGCCTATCATAACAGCTTACAATGCGCAGGAAAAGTGCTATGAACTGATAGCCGGAGAGCGGCGCTGGCGCGCCTGCCAGCTTGCCGCCATGACCGAGATTGACGCTATTGTTCATGAAGCCATGCCGGATGAGCAGATGCTGGGGCTTGCGCTGGTTGAAAATATCCAGCGGGAAGACCTTAATCCCATTGACACCGCCATGGCGTACCGGGAACTGGTGTCAAAGTTCAACGTGCCGCAGGGCGAGCTGGCCCGCTATTGCGGAAAAGCCAAATCAACAATTTCCAATACACTCAGGTTGCTGGAGCTGGACGCGGATATTCAAAGGTCCATTCAGACCGGGCTTATCACCGAAGGGCACGCCCGTGCTTTGCTTACCGTGCCGGATAAAGAAGACCGGAAACGGCTTTTTCAGCTGGTGGTTGAAAGAAAAATGACGGTTCGCGACGCGGAAACCGCCGCCCGCGGTACAGGTGAACGGGAAAAAACGGCCAGACCGCGCAGACATGTTCCGCCAGAGGTCGCCGCATTTGAAGGGAAGCTGCGAGAACGGCTGGGCACCAGGGTGGAGCTCAAGCAAGGCCGCAAGGGCAAGGGCGCGCTTGTCATTCATTATCACAGTCTTGAGGACTTGGAGCGCATAGCGGGTTTGCTGGCGGCGAACTAG